The Amycolatopsis sp. DG1A-15b genome window below encodes:
- a CDS encoding ABC transporter substrate-binding protein has product MRVKRSIVAALVAMTALSGLTACSGGSSNAAQSNPDAVLNVGKPDGPQAENNNPFLETSALSNMGYRWMIYEPLALYNRVKPQEPAKPWLATKWDWSDNYKKLVLTVRDGVKFSDGQPMTGEDVGYTFQLLRDNKALNVDAVPYKDITAAGNQVTLGFDGSQFVNQVKILQTLVVPKHVWQGVKDPALDLVKNPIGTGPYTLKSATPQTMIVTRRDSGYWQEAPKVKEIRYTSYTDNNAQVSALVNGAAEWSFVFIPNYKAVYTNKDPQHYKLWFPAQLAVHGLWFNTEKAPWNDPKLRQAVNKVINRDDIFNQGEAGYFYPKNDQVTGIPTPAGDPFIAPQYQGQSVKVDVPGAKSLLTGAGYKFNGDKLADPSGKPVTIKLTVPSGWSDYITDLEIIKDNLAQIGITATVDKMNQDAWMKSVDTGDFEGLMHWTNDGQTPYDMYRDVMDGNRYKPTGQGGINGNYGRYKNDEATKALETYANAEDDAARTAAMATLQKIMIEQQPMIPTSAANSGGEYSTKNWVGWPDDANPYAPAQPTLRNALDIVLHLKPAA; this is encoded by the coding sequence ATGCGAGTCAAGCGCTCCATCGTCGCAGCGCTGGTGGCCATGACGGCCTTGAGCGGTCTCACCGCGTGCAGCGGTGGCAGCTCGAACGCCGCCCAGAGCAACCCCGACGCCGTGCTCAACGTCGGCAAGCCGGACGGCCCGCAGGCGGAGAACAACAACCCGTTCCTGGAGACCTCCGCCCTGTCGAACATGGGCTACCGGTGGATGATCTACGAACCCCTCGCCCTGTACAACCGTGTCAAGCCGCAGGAGCCGGCGAAGCCGTGGCTGGCCACGAAGTGGGACTGGTCGGACAACTACAAGAAGCTGGTCCTGACCGTCCGTGACGGCGTGAAGTTCTCCGACGGGCAGCCGATGACCGGCGAGGACGTCGGCTACACCTTCCAGTTGCTGCGCGACAACAAGGCGCTGAACGTCGACGCCGTGCCGTACAAGGACATCACCGCGGCCGGCAACCAGGTCACCCTGGGCTTCGACGGCTCGCAGTTCGTCAACCAGGTCAAGATCCTGCAGACCCTCGTCGTGCCGAAGCACGTCTGGCAGGGCGTCAAGGACCCGGCGCTCGACCTCGTGAAGAACCCGATCGGCACCGGGCCGTACACGCTGAAGTCGGCCACCCCGCAGACGATGATCGTCACGCGGCGCGACAGCGGCTACTGGCAGGAAGCGCCGAAGGTCAAGGAGATCCGCTACACCTCCTACACCGACAACAACGCGCAGGTCAGCGCGCTGGTCAACGGGGCGGCCGAGTGGAGCTTCGTGTTCATCCCGAACTACAAGGCCGTCTACACCAACAAGGACCCGCAGCACTACAAGCTGTGGTTCCCCGCGCAGCTGGCCGTCCACGGCCTGTGGTTCAACACCGAAAAGGCGCCGTGGAACGACCCGAAGCTGCGCCAGGCCGTCAACAAGGTGATCAACCGCGACGACATCTTCAACCAGGGCGAGGCCGGCTACTTCTACCCGAAGAACGACCAGGTCACCGGCATTCCGACGCCGGCGGGCGACCCGTTCATCGCGCCGCAGTACCAGGGCCAGAGCGTCAAGGTCGACGTCCCGGGGGCGAAGTCGCTGCTGACAGGCGCGGGTTACAAGTTCAACGGCGACAAGCTGGCCGACCCGAGCGGCAAGCCGGTCACCATCAAGCTCACCGTCCCGTCGGGCTGGTCGGACTACATCACCGACCTGGAGATCATCAAGGACAACCTGGCGCAGATCGGCATCACCGCCACGGTCGACAAGATGAACCAGGACGCCTGGATGAAGTCGGTCGACACCGGTGACTTCGAGGGCCTGATGCACTGGACCAACGACGGGCAGACGCCGTACGACATGTACCGCGACGTCATGGACGGCAACCGCTACAAGCCGACCGGCCAGGGCGGCATCAACGGCAACTACGGCCGCTACAAGAACGACGAGGCGACCAAGGCGCTCGAGACCTACGCGAACGCCGAGGACGACGCCGCCCGCACCGCGGCCATGGCGACGCTGCAGAAGATCATGATCGAGCAGCAGCCGATGATCCCGACGTCGGCGGCCAACTCCGGCGGCGAGTACAGCACGAAGAACTGGGTCGGCTGGCCGGACGACGCCAACCCGTACGCGCCGGCCCAGCCGACCCTGCGCAACGCGCTCGACATCGTCCTGCACCTCAAGCCCGCGGCCTGA
- a CDS encoding ROK family transcriptional regulator, whose protein sequence is MTQVVRQTTRDLRRHNRAALLSSLYLRGPVSRLELVAESGLSAATVTNVVSELIADGVVAEAGSVESDGGRPRTLLAVRPEFGQVVGVDVSETHVEVGLFDCALGTLGTVRHPLVGTRLDPDEVAGLVRTGIAEVLEGGDPDAVFGVGIGVPGAVRDGGIVHAPTLGWSGVNFAALIHPHIQAPLHLDNRARTLGQAETWRGAGRGAERAIVALLGVGVGAAVATAGRSHPGITTSEWGHTVVKAAGAACRCGSHGCLEAYVGIEAVVRRYAALVGEEPVIGDESDVELARVVAEAQRGGPAADVLAETGEYLGIGIANLINLLSPDRVVLSGSAGAIMGPAILPAVRDAVGRHALGYLAERTEVVLGRLGPEAVALGAATLPVAELLANGGRIS, encoded by the coding sequence GTGACCCAGGTGGTGCGCCAGACGACCCGTGACCTCAGGCGGCACAACCGCGCGGCGCTGCTCTCCTCGCTCTACCTCCGCGGTCCCGTCAGCAGACTGGAACTGGTAGCTGAATCGGGACTATCGGCCGCCACCGTTACCAACGTCGTCTCCGAGCTCATCGCGGACGGCGTGGTGGCCGAGGCCGGATCGGTCGAATCGGACGGCGGGCGGCCGCGGACGCTGCTGGCCGTCCGGCCCGAATTCGGGCAGGTCGTGGGCGTGGACGTCAGCGAGACGCACGTCGAGGTCGGCCTGTTCGACTGCGCCCTCGGCACCCTCGGCACGGTGCGCCACCCGCTGGTCGGCACCCGCCTCGACCCGGACGAAGTGGCCGGCCTGGTGCGCACGGGCATCGCCGAAGTGCTCGAAGGGGGCGATCCGGACGCGGTGTTCGGCGTCGGCATCGGCGTACCGGGCGCGGTCCGCGACGGCGGGATCGTGCACGCGCCGACCCTCGGCTGGAGCGGGGTGAACTTCGCCGCCCTGATCCACCCGCACATCCAGGCGCCCCTCCACCTCGACAACCGCGCCCGCACCCTGGGCCAGGCCGAGACCTGGCGGGGTGCCGGCCGGGGCGCCGAACGCGCCATCGTCGCCCTCCTCGGTGTCGGCGTCGGGGCGGCCGTCGCGACGGCCGGGCGCTCGCACCCCGGCATCACCACCAGCGAGTGGGGCCACACCGTCGTCAAGGCGGCCGGGGCCGCCTGCCGGTGCGGCTCGCACGGCTGCCTGGAGGCCTACGTCGGCATCGAGGCGGTCGTCCGCCGCTACGCCGCCCTCGTCGGCGAGGAACCGGTCATCGGGGACGAAAGCGACGTCGAACTGGCGCGGGTCGTGGCCGAAGCCCAGCGTGGTGGGCCGGCCGCCGACGTGCTCGCCGAGACCGGTGAGTACCTGGGCATCGGCATCGCGAACCTGATCAACCTGCTCAGCCCCGATCGGGTGGTGCTTTCCGGCTCGGCCGGGGCGATCATGGGACCGGCGATCCTGCCCGCGGTGCGCGACGCCGTGGGCCGGCACGCGCTCGGCTACCTGGCCGAGCGCACCGAGGTCGTCCTCGGCCGGCTCGGGCCCGAGGCGGTCGCGCTCGGCGCGGCCACGCTGCCGGTCGCCGAACTGCTGGCCAACGGCGGACGCATCAGCTGA
- a CDS encoding ROK family transcriptional regulator, with protein MASKRTTVRDLRRHNRSLLLSKLYFDGPLSRHELSQLTGLSAATVSNVTAELGEERLITEAGQVESDGGRPRVLLRVDPAYGHVAGVDIGETGVKVELFDLAMNRLATVEHPLPKAPDAATAVEQVTSGLREVFASAGIDESGVLGVGIGVPGTVEQGAQVLVHAPTVGWDAVPFETMLQAAGVGLPLFVDNGAKTQGQAEMWFGAGRGARHAVIALIGSGVGAAVVTDGTTYRGSTSSAGEWGHTTIAYGGQECRCGSRGCLEAYIGAGAVLARYRRARGKEITGEDEQAQFSALLSSADKSKTAARVLDETAGYLGAGIANLINLFNPERIVIGGWAGLALGEQLLPAIREAAGAHALRHPFSQTSIQLGSLGLDAVATGAATLPVADLLEQGATSRLAKPAAPDSDAA; from the coding sequence ATGGCGAGCAAGCGCACCACCGTCCGCGATCTGCGGCGGCACAACCGATCCCTGCTGCTGTCGAAACTGTACTTCGACGGCCCGCTGTCGAGGCACGAACTCAGCCAGCTCACCGGATTGAGTGCCGCCACGGTGAGCAACGTGACCGCCGAACTCGGCGAAGAACGCCTGATCACCGAAGCCGGCCAGGTCGAGTCGGACGGCGGCCGGCCCCGGGTGCTGCTGCGCGTCGACCCGGCGTACGGGCACGTCGCGGGCGTCGACATCGGTGAAACGGGTGTCAAGGTCGAGCTGTTCGACCTGGCGATGAACCGCCTGGCGACGGTCGAGCACCCGCTCCCGAAGGCCCCCGACGCGGCGACGGCGGTCGAGCAGGTGACGTCCGGGCTCCGGGAGGTGTTCGCGAGCGCGGGCATCGACGAATCGGGCGTGCTGGGGGTCGGCATCGGCGTGCCGGGGACGGTCGAGCAGGGTGCCCAGGTGCTGGTGCACGCACCGACGGTCGGCTGGGACGCGGTGCCGTTCGAGACCATGCTGCAGGCGGCGGGCGTCGGGTTGCCGCTGTTCGTCGACAACGGCGCGAAGACGCAGGGCCAGGCGGAGATGTGGTTCGGCGCGGGCCGCGGAGCCCGCCACGCGGTGATCGCGCTGATCGGCTCGGGCGTGGGCGCGGCGGTGGTGACGGACGGAACGACCTACCGCGGCTCGACGAGCAGCGCGGGCGAGTGGGGCCACACGACGATCGCGTACGGCGGTCAGGAGTGCCGCTGCGGTTCGCGCGGGTGCCTGGAGGCGTACATCGGCGCGGGAGCGGTGCTGGCGCGGTACCGCCGGGCGCGCGGCAAGGAGATCACGGGCGAGGACGAGCAGGCACAGTTTTCGGCGTTGCTGTCCTCGGCGGACAAGTCCAAGACGGCGGCCCGGGTGCTCGACGAAACGGCGGGCTACCTCGGCGCGGGCATCGCGAACTTGATCAACTTGTTCAACCCGGAACGCATCGTGATCGGCGGCTGGGCGGGCTTGGCCCTGGGAGAGCAGCTCCTGCCGGCAATCCGCGAGGCAGCGGGCGCCCACGCGCTCCGGCACCCGTTCAGCCAGACATCGATCCAGCTGGGATCGCTGGGCCTGGACGCGGTGGCCACGGGAGCGGCAACACTCCCGGTGGCGGACTTGCTGGAGCAGGGCGCAACATCGAGGCTAGCCAAGCCGGCAGCCCCGGACTCCGACGCGGCTTGA
- a CDS encoding family 16 glycosylhydrolase: protein MSTSAKNRWAALLAACSLLFLGQQALTMAPAEAAATFTDDFNGSAGAGVDGSKWQLETGDNVNNHERQYYTSGTNNAQLDGQGHLVITAKRENPGNYNCWYGRCEYTSARLNTAGKFSQAYGHFETRMKLPRGQGMWPAFWMLGGGNWPTDGEIDIMENVGFEPNTVHGTIHGPGYSGSGGIGAAYNGPNFSDDFHTYAIDWAPNQIKWYVDGNLYQTRTPSDLNGNRWVYDHNFFIILNLAVGGYWPGDPNSSTQFPQQLIVDYVHVTNTSGSGGGRTGTITGIGGKCVDVAGANSANGTPIQITDCNGNAAQNWTVGTDGTIRALGKCMDVSGAGTADGTPVQLYDCNGTGAQQWVVTGSKDIVNPNANKCLDATGNSSANGTRLQIWTCGGGANQKWTTP, encoded by the coding sequence ATGTCCACCTCCGCAAAAAACCGCTGGGCGGCACTCCTCGCCGCCTGCTCGCTGCTCTTCCTCGGGCAGCAAGCCCTCACGATGGCCCCGGCAGAAGCAGCGGCCACCTTCACCGATGACTTCAACGGCTCCGCCGGCGCCGGCGTCGACGGGTCGAAGTGGCAGCTCGAAACCGGCGACAACGTCAACAACCACGAGCGGCAGTACTACACCTCCGGCACCAACAACGCCCAGCTCGACGGCCAGGGCCACCTCGTCATCACCGCCAAGCGGGAAAACCCCGGCAACTACAACTGCTGGTACGGCCGCTGCGAATACACCTCCGCGCGGCTCAACACCGCCGGCAAGTTCAGCCAGGCCTACGGCCACTTCGAGACCCGCATGAAACTCCCGCGCGGGCAAGGCATGTGGCCGGCGTTCTGGATGCTCGGCGGCGGGAACTGGCCCACCGACGGCGAAATCGACATCATGGAAAACGTCGGGTTCGAGCCGAACACCGTGCACGGCACCATCCACGGCCCCGGCTACTCCGGCTCCGGTGGCATCGGCGCCGCCTACAACGGCCCGAACTTCTCCGACGACTTCCACACCTACGCCATCGACTGGGCCCCCAACCAGATCAAGTGGTACGTCGACGGCAACCTCTACCAGACGCGCACGCCGTCGGACCTGAACGGCAACCGCTGGGTGTACGACCACAACTTCTTCATCATCCTGAACCTCGCCGTCGGCGGGTACTGGCCCGGCGATCCCAACAGCAGCACGCAGTTCCCGCAGCAGCTGATCGTCGACTACGTGCACGTCACCAACACCTCCGGCAGCGGCGGCGGCCGGACCGGCACGATCACCGGCATCGGCGGCAAGTGCGTCGACGTCGCCGGGGCGAACTCCGCCAACGGCACGCCGATCCAGATCACCGACTGCAACGGCAACGCCGCGCAGAACTGGACCGTCGGCACCGACGGCACGATCCGCGCCCTCGGCAAGTGCATGGACGTCTCCGGCGCCGGCACCGCGGACGGGACACCGGTGCAGCTCTACGACTGCAACGGAACCGGCGCCCAGCAGTGGGTCGTGACCGGATCGAAGGACATCGTGAACCCCAACGCCAACAAGTGCCTGGACGCGACCGGAAATTCCAGCGCGAACGGCACCCGGCTGCAGATCTGGACCTGCGGCGGCGGCGCGAACCAGAAGTGGACCACTCCCTGA